Genomic DNA from Brenneria izadpanahii:
TCCGCTAACCCGCCGGGAATTCTGGATACATATCAACGGGATGGTAAATAAAGGCGTCACGGTAATGGTAACCACCCACTTTATGGACGAAGCCGAGTATTGCGACCGCATCGGGCTGGTGTATCACGGTAAGCTGATCGCCGCCGGCACGCCGGACGATCTGAAACAGAAGGCCGCCGACGAGCAGACGCCGTCCCCCACCATGGAAGAGGCGTTTATCGCGCTGATCCAGGAATACGACAGGGAGAACACTCATGGATAATCAGCAAGACAGCACCCATTTTTCCTTGCGTCGCCTGCGCGCGCTGTGCCTGAAGGAAACCCGGCAAATCCTGCGCGACCCCAGCAGCGGCTTGATCGCCTTCGTCATCCCGTTATTGCTGCTATTTATCTTCGGCTACGGCATCAATCTCGATTCCAGCCGGCTTCGTGTCGGTATTCTGGTGGAGCAGCAAAGCGAAGACGCTCTGGAGCTGGCCGCCACTTTCGCCGCGTCGCCGTTTATCGCCCCGACGATTAGCGATAACCGACAGCAGCTTATTCAGATGATGCAGGCCGGACGGATCCGCGGGCTGATCGTCATCCCGGTCAATTTCGCCGAACAGATGGCGCGATCCTCTGTAGATGCCCCCATTCAGGTGGTTACCGACGGCTCCGAACCCAACACCGCCAACTTTGTTCAGGCCTATGCCCAAGGGATATGGCTGCTCTGGCAGCAACAACGGGCCAGCGACAGAGGCGAATCGTTTGAACAATTGATCGAGGTGCAGCAGCGTTACTGGTTCAACCCGGCGGCCATCAGCCAGCATTTTATCGTGCCCGGCGCCATCACCATTATTATGACCGTAATCGGCGCCATTCTAACGTCGCTGGTTATCGCCCGCGAATGGGAACGCGGCACCATGGAAGCGCTGTTATCCACCCAGGTGACCCGCACTGAACTGCTGCTGGCGAAACTGATCCCCTACTACGTTCTTGGCATGATCGCGATGGTGCTGTGTATCGTGGTCGCCCGCTTCGTCATGCAGGTGCCTTACCGCGGATCGCTGTTGGCGCTGTTCGGCATCAGCAGCCTGTTCCTCGCCAGTACGCTGGGAATGGGATTATTGATTTCCACCCTGACGAAAAATCAGTTTAATGCGGCAATGATGGCGCTGAACGTCGGCTTTCTACCCGCCGTGATGCTGTCCGGATTTATTTTTGAAATTGACAGTATGCCGGTGCTGGTGCGCGCCGTCTCGTACCTGATCCCCGCCCGTTACTTTGTCAGCACGCTGCAAACGCTGTTTCTGGCGGGCAACATCAGCAGCGTGCTGTTAATTAATCTGCTGTTTCTTATCGCCTCCGCCGTGGTATTCATCGGTCTCACGGCCTGGAAAACCCAACGCCGACTGGACTAGGGAGCCAACATGTTTCATCGCCTATGGACACTTATCGTCAAGGAGCTCCAGTCTCTGCTGCGCGAACCGCAAACGCGCGCCATTCTGATGCTGCCGGTGATTATTCAGGTCGGCCTGTTTCCTTTCGCCGCCACGCTGGACGTGACCAACGCCACGATTGCTATTTACAGTGAAGACAACGGCCAGGCTTCCGTTGAACTGACCCAACGCATCGCCAAAGCCAAAGCCTTCCCCAATGTGCTGTTGTTGCGCGCATCGCAGGAGATACGCCCCACGCTGGACAACCAGCGGGCATTGTTGATCGTCCGTTTTCCGCCGCAGTTTTCCCGCAATATAGCCCGCGGCGAGAGTACGTCGCTTCAGCTTATTCTGGACGGACGACACTCCAACAGCGCCCAGATCGCCGCCGGATACGTGCAGAAGATCGTTCAGGATTATCAGTTGGAACTATCGGCCGACACCCCGAAAATCAATAACAGCGAGTTGGTGGTCCGCCACTGGTATAACCCGAATCTGGATTACAAATGGTTTGTGGTGCCTTCGCTGATTGCCTTGATCACCACCATCGGCGTGCTGATCGTCACCGCGCTTTCGGTCGCCCGCGAACGGGAACAAGGAACGCTGGAACAGCTATTGGTGTCGCCGCTGTCGACCTGGCAGATATTTGTCGGCAAAGCGGTGCCGGCCCTTATCGTCGCCACCTTCCAGGCCACCATTGTGCTGCTGGCCGGGATATTCGCCTACCAGATCCCCTTTGCCGGTTCGCTGCTGCTGTTCTACCCCACCATCCTGATTTACGGCCTGTCGCTGGTTGGATTCGGGCTGTTTATCTCTTCGCTCTGCTCCACCCAGCAGCAGGCGTTTATCGGCGTGTTCGTGTTTCTGATGCCGGCGATCCTGTTGTCCGGCTATGTCTCCCCGGTGGAGAATATGCCGCAGTGGTTACAAAACGCCACCTGGATTAACCCTATCCGCCATTTCACGGAAATCACCAAGCAGATCTACCTGAAAGACGCGGATTTCTCGATTATCTGGCAAAGTCTATGGCCGTTGCTGATCATTATCGTCATCACCGGTTCCGCCGCCTATGCGATTTTCCGAAGAAAGGTTGCGTGACGGCTATCGGCGTGAACGGAATCCTGCTTTTTATAAGCGGAAAAATAGCAACTCCCCGCATGCGGGGAGTGAGTTTGATGGCAAACCTATTGTGATGAGATTGAGATACCCGGAGCGACCACGGGGGTGAGGCGTCCCTGCGGGAACCTCCCCCCGTGTTTCTCCTAATAACAGACTTTGTCATCAGTCTGGATTCCCCGCTCGTGGGGAGTCAGACTGTGAACAACGTTCGACACATTGCCTTCGATACATTGCCATTAAAACCCCCTCCCATCCTTCCCCTTGTCAGGGGGAGGAGCTACGATTAAAAGCGCAGGCGTTGCTCCCTCCCCTGCGAAGGGGAGGGTTGGGGTGGGGTTAGAGCCAGAAGGAAGATCCCCGCCTGCGCGGGGATGACAATGGAAGCGGGAGTTAAGCATCGTGATACGAAAGCGAGCTGTAGCTTTAACGGCGATTGCCGAAAATGCGCAATAGCATCAGGAACAGGTTGATGAAATCCAGATACAGCGTCAGCGCGCCGACAATCGAATATTTGCGGAAGTTATCCCGATCGTCGACCGACAGTTGCTGACCGAGGTTTTTCAATTTCTGGGTGTCATACGCCGTCAGGCCGACGAACACCACCACCCCGATATAGGTCACCGCCCACATCAGCGCCTCGCTTTTCAGCCAGAAATTTACCAGCGAAGCCAGCACGATGCCGATCAGCGCCATGAACAGCATGCTGCCGAGGCCGCTCAAGTCGCGCTTAGTGGTGTAGCCGTACAAGCTCATGGCGCCGAACATTCCGGCGGTAATCACAAAGGTACTGGCGATCGATTCGCCGGAATAGACGATGAAAATGCTGGAGATGGTCAGTCCGGTCAGCGCCGAATAGAGCATAAACAGGCTGGTCGCCACGCCGCCGCTCAAACGCTGCACCATGCCGGAAAGAACAAACACCAGCCCCAGTTGAACGATGATCAGGCCGAAGAAAGTAATCTGGCTGGAGAAAACGAAATTGAGTATCGCCGGGGTGTTCGCGGCATACCACGACACGAACGCCGTAAGTAATAACCCGCAGGTCATCCAGCCATAGACCTGCGCCATATAGGCTTGAAGACCTGTCTGCGCGCGTTCGACAATCGAATCGCCCGAGCGTGGATATCTATCCATGATGCTACCTTTGTTTGCAGTAAGTTATACATAAGAGACGGAGCGTCTCGCCTTCTTTTATCCTAACACATAAACGCCGCTCCGGCCGAAGCCGGACGCCGATGCGCCGCTACCAGCGCCGGGCCGCCTGCCGGTCGCTGTCGCGGGACTCGACCCAGCGCTCCCCGTCCGGCGTGGCCTCGCGTTTCCAGAACGGCGCCCGTGTTTTGAGATAGTCCATAATGAACTGCGCCGCCTCAAAGGCCGCGCTGCGGTGGGCGGCGCTGACGCCGACGAACACAATGTCGTCGCCCGGATAGAGCTCGCCGATCCGGTGAATAACGCTAACGCGCGGCAACGTCCAGCGCCCGCGGGCCAGTTCGATGATTTCAGCCAGCGCTTTTTCCGTCATGCCGGGATAATGCTCCAGCGTCAGCGCGCTGACGCTCCGGTCCAGATTATGATTGCGCACCTTACCGGTAAAGGTCACTACCGCGCCGTCCTCATCGCACTGGGACAGCCACTGATATTCATCGCCGACGTTAAAATTGTCTGCGCTTACGCGAATGCGCGTCTCAACCATGTTCAACCTCCCGTTACCGGCGGGAAAAAAGCCACCTCGTCGCCATCCCGCAGCGGATGTTGCATGTCCACCAGCGACTGGTTAACCGCCGCCAGCAGCTTTCCGGATTCCAACGCCAGCGCCCAGCGATTTCCCCGTTCGCATAACGCCTGCCGCAGATCGTCCACCGTGGCGTATTCCGCTTTCAGCGTCAGGCTCTCGGTGTCGGTCAGTTCGCGTACCTGAGCAAAAAACAGCACGTTGATCATGATGTCTCCGCTTTGAAATCGCCTGATTTGCCGCCGCTTTTCGCCAACAGACGCACCGGGCCAATCACCATATCCTTCTGCACGGCCTTACACATGTCGTAAATCGTCAACGCCGCGACCGACGCCGCCGTCAGCGCTTCCATCTCAACGCCGGTTTTACCGGTCAAACGGCACAGCGATTCAATGCGCACCCGGCTATGTTCGGGCTGGGCCTCAAGTTCAACCGCCACTTTGCTCAGCAACAGCGGATGACAGAGCGGGATCAGTTCCCAAGTGCGTTTTGCCGCCTGGATGCCGGCGATACGCGCGGTGGCGAATACATCCCCTTTGTGATGGCTGCCGTCGATAATCATCGACAGCGTCTGCGGGGCCATTTCAACAAAGGCTTCCGCCCTGGCTTCGCGCACGGTATCGGCTTTGGCGGACACATCCACCATCGAAGCCTCGCCGGCGGCGTTAATATGCGACAGTTGCGACATGATTTCGTTACTTTTTCAGATGGGGATAAAAGTTACAGGGTTTCTGGCGGGCGTCCAGCTGCGGCTGAATAATGTGCTCCCAGGCGGTTTGACAGGCGCGGGTCGACCCCGGCATGGCGAAAATCACCGTCTGATTGGCCAGACCGGCAATCGCGCGCGACTGTATGGTGGCGGTGCCGATGTCCTCATACGACACCATGCGAAACAGCTCGCCAAAGCCTTCGATCTCACGATCGAACAACACGCCGATCGCTTCCGGCGTCACATCGCCGGGGGTAAACCCGGTG
This window encodes:
- a CDS encoding ABC transporter permease, producing the protein MDNQQDSTHFSLRRLRALCLKETRQILRDPSSGLIAFVIPLLLLFIFGYGINLDSSRLRVGILVEQQSEDALELAATFAASPFIAPTISDNRQQLIQMMQAGRIRGLIVIPVNFAEQMARSSVDAPIQVVTDGSEPNTANFVQAYAQGIWLLWQQQRASDRGESFEQLIEVQQRYWFNPAAISQHFIVPGAITIIMTVIGAILTSLVIAREWERGTMEALLSTQVTRTELLLAKLIPYYVLGMIAMVLCIVVARFVMQVPYRGSLLALFGISSLFLASTLGMGLLISTLTKNQFNAAMMALNVGFLPAVMLSGFIFEIDSMPVLVRAVSYLIPARYFVSTLQTLFLAGNISSVLLINLLFLIASAVVFIGLTAWKTQRRLD
- the moaB gene encoding molybdenum cofactor biosynthesis protein B, yielding MSKVSSEFIPLNIAVLTVSDRRTAADDTSGDYLREAAQSAGHHIVASGIVKENRYQIRAQVSAWIASDDVQAILINGGTGFTPGDVTPEAIGVLFDREIEGFGELFRMVSYEDIGTATIQSRAIAGLANQTVIFAMPGSTRACQTAWEHIIQPQLDARQKPCNFYPHLKK
- the moaD gene encoding molybdopterin synthase sulfur carrier subunit gives rise to the protein MINVLFFAQVRELTDTESLTLKAEYATVDDLRQALCERGNRWALALESGKLLAAVNQSLVDMQHPLRDGDEVAFFPPVTGG
- a CDS encoding ABC transporter permease; its protein translation is MFHRLWTLIVKELQSLLREPQTRAILMLPVIIQVGLFPFAATLDVTNATIAIYSEDNGQASVELTQRIAKAKAFPNVLLLRASQEIRPTLDNQRALLIVRFPPQFSRNIARGESTSLQLILDGRHSNSAQIAAGYVQKIVQDYQLELSADTPKINNSELVVRHWYNPNLDYKWFVVPSLIALITTIGVLIVTALSVAREREQGTLEQLLVSPLSTWQIFVGKAVPALIVATFQATIVLLAGIFAYQIPFAGSLLLFYPTILIYGLSLVGFGLFISSLCSTQQQAFIGVFVFLMPAILLSGYVSPVENMPQWLQNATWINPIRHFTEITKQIYLKDADFSIIWQSLWPLLIIIVITGSAAYAIFRRKVA
- the moaE gene encoding molybdopterin synthase catalytic subunit MoaE, yielding MVETRIRVSADNFNVGDEYQWLSQCDEDGAVVTFTGKVRNHNLDRSVSALTLEHYPGMTEKALAEIIELARGRWTLPRVSVIHRIGELYPGDDIVFVGVSAAHRSAAFEAAQFIMDYLKTRAPFWKREATPDGERWVESRDSDRQAARRW
- the moaC gene encoding cyclic pyranopterin monophosphate synthase MoaC, with the protein product MSQLSHINAAGEASMVDVSAKADTVREARAEAFVEMAPQTLSMIIDGSHHKGDVFATARIAGIQAAKRTWELIPLCHPLLLSKVAVELEAQPEHSRVRIESLCRLTGKTGVEMEALTAASVAALTIYDMCKAVQKDMVIGPVRLLAKSGGKSGDFKAETS
- a CDS encoding Bax inhibitor-1/YccA family protein; its protein translation is MDRYPRSGDSIVERAQTGLQAYMAQVYGWMTCGLLLTAFVSWYAANTPAILNFVFSSQITFFGLIIVQLGLVFVLSGMVQRLSGGVATSLFMLYSALTGLTISSIFIVYSGESIASTFVITAGMFGAMSLYGYTTKRDLSGLGSMLFMALIGIVLASLVNFWLKSEALMWAVTYIGVVVFVGLTAYDTQKLKNLGQQLSVDDRDNFRKYSIVGALTLYLDFINLFLMLLRIFGNRR